A genomic window from Streptomyces sp. NBC_00234 includes:
- a CDS encoding ATP-dependent DNA ligase, whose product MLLARLARVSLDVAATSARSRKVALLADLFRDTAPDDVPIVIPYLSGRLPQGRLGIGWSTLGDPVAPAVEPTLTVAEVDAELTGIGALAGPGSQASRRARLQRLLGHATADEQHFLRALLTGEVRQGALDAVAADALARAAGAPPEDVRRAVMLAGSLQAVARDLLERGPEALGAFRLTVGRPVFPMLAHTARSVAEAIDKLGPCVVEEKLDGIRVQAHRDGDSVRLWTRTLDDVTERLPDIAEALRAFPGERFILDGEVIALGADGRPRPFQETAARVGSRRDVAGAAATVPVVPVFFDALSVEGRDLLDLPFTERHAALAGLVPERMRVRRVLVSEPAGASPREAADAFFAATLARGHEGVVVKSLDAPYSAGRRGASWLKVKPVHTLDLVVLAAEWGHGRRTGKLSNLHLGARRPDGSYAMLGKTFKGLTDTVLAWQTERLGELSTGDDGHVVTVRPELVVEIAYDGLQRSTRYPAGVTLRFARVVRYREDKRPEEADTVETVLSRQT is encoded by the coding sequence ATGCTGCTAGCCCGGCTCGCCCGTGTGTCCCTGGATGTCGCCGCGACGTCGGCACGGTCCCGGAAGGTCGCCCTGCTGGCCGACCTGTTCCGGGACACCGCGCCGGACGACGTGCCGATCGTCATCCCCTATCTCTCCGGCCGCCTTCCACAGGGACGGCTCGGCATCGGCTGGAGCACGCTGGGCGACCCGGTGGCGCCCGCCGTCGAGCCGACCCTCACGGTCGCCGAGGTGGACGCGGAACTGACGGGCATCGGAGCGCTCGCCGGCCCCGGTTCCCAGGCAAGCCGTCGCGCCCGCCTGCAGCGGCTCCTCGGCCACGCCACCGCCGATGAGCAGCACTTCCTGCGCGCGCTGCTCACCGGCGAGGTACGCCAGGGCGCCCTGGACGCCGTCGCCGCCGACGCCCTCGCCCGGGCCGCCGGGGCGCCGCCCGAGGACGTACGACGGGCCGTGATGCTCGCCGGTTCGCTGCAAGCGGTCGCCCGGGACCTGCTGGAGCGGGGGCCGGAGGCGCTCGGCGCGTTCCGGCTCACCGTGGGACGCCCCGTTTTCCCGATGCTCGCGCACACCGCCCGGTCGGTCGCCGAGGCGATCGACAAGCTCGGCCCCTGTGTCGTCGAGGAGAAACTGGACGGCATCCGTGTCCAGGCGCACAGGGACGGCGACAGCGTCCGTCTCTGGACCAGGACGCTCGACGACGTCACCGAGCGCCTTCCGGACATCGCCGAAGCCCTACGCGCCTTTCCCGGTGAACGGTTCATCCTCGACGGCGAGGTGATCGCGCTCGGCGCCGACGGCCGCCCCCGTCCGTTCCAGGAGACCGCGGCCCGGGTGGGCTCCCGGCGCGATGTGGCCGGTGCGGCGGCCACCGTCCCCGTCGTGCCCGTCTTCTTCGACGCGCTGTCCGTCGAGGGCCGGGACCTGCTCGACCTGCCCTTCACCGAACGGCACGCGGCGCTGGCCGGGCTGGTCCCCGAGCGGATGCGGGTGCGCCGGGTCCTCGTGTCCGAGCCGGCCGGAGCGTCGCCGCGGGAGGCAGCCGACGCGTTCTTCGCCGCCACGCTGGCCCGGGGGCACGAGGGAGTGGTGGTCAAGAGTCTCGACGCGCCCTACAGCGCGGGCCGGCGCGGCGCGTCCTGGCTGAAGGTCAAGCCGGTGCACACCCTGGACCTCGTGGTGCTCGCGGCCGAATGGGGGCATGGGCGGCGCACCGGGAAGCTGTCCAACCTGCATCTCGGTGCGCGGCGGCCCGACGGCTCGTACGCCATGCTCGGCAAGACCTTCAAGGGGCTCACCGACACCGTGCTCGCCTGGCAGACCGAACGGCTGGGCGAACTCTCCACCGGCGACGACGGGCACGTGGTGACCGTGCGTCCGGAACTCGTCGTCGAGATCGCCTACGACGGCCTCCAGCGCTCCACCCGCTACCCGGCCGGAGTCACTCTGCGGTTCGCGCGGGTGGTGCGCTACCGGGAGGACAAGCGGCCGGAGGAGGCGGACACGGTCGAAACGGTTCTCTCCCGGCAGACCTGA
- a CDS encoding ABC transporter transmembrane domain-containing protein, whose amino-acid sequence MKDSNVTAGTPDCRSAARYLWWLVTSQRRRVAAGALLGSAWMVCLTLPPYLLSRAIDDGLEPGHWPALAGWVAALFGVGVLNAWLAIMRHRTMTRVRMDAAFRSVQVVVGQATRLGGALPRRATAGEVVTIGFRDVGVIAGTLTVTGPGVGAVLAYVVVAVLLLTVSPLLAAVVLLGVPLLAVLVGPLLGRLQGVETTYREHQGVLAARFADIVGGLRVLNGIGGKEVYAERYRHGSRTVQAEGYRVGTVTSWIQALGVGLPTLFLGTVTWLAARMAAQGAITVGELVAVYGYAAVLVVPVAFFIESGYLLSRGLVAARRVVRFLVLEPDSGGTDAHSDGPESPSTLRDPASGVEVEPGRLTALVSARPSDSAAVVDRLGRFTASAATWGAIRLADIDLTQIRRRILVADNEADLFAGPLREVICGTRDRDADAIARALHAGMAQDVVRGLPDGLDSRVDAQGRNLSGGQRQRIRLVRALLADPEVLLAVEPTSAVDAHTEAAVATRLRAARTGRTTLVTSTSPLLLDQADTVTYLVDGSVADTGSHRELLERQPGYRLLVSRGLDDEDDDPADDGTVPPLREAVR is encoded by the coding sequence GTGAAGGATTCGAACGTGACTGCGGGTACTCCGGACTGTCGCAGCGCCGCGCGGTATCTGTGGTGGCTGGTGACCAGTCAACGCCGACGGGTCGCCGCCGGTGCGCTGCTCGGCAGCGCCTGGATGGTCTGCCTGACACTCCCGCCGTACCTGCTGTCACGCGCCATCGACGACGGGCTGGAACCCGGGCATTGGCCCGCTCTGGCCGGCTGGGTCGCGGCGCTGTTCGGTGTGGGCGTGCTGAACGCGTGGCTGGCCATCATGCGGCACCGCACGATGACCAGGGTGCGGATGGATGCCGCCTTCCGTTCGGTGCAGGTGGTGGTCGGGCAGGCGACCAGGCTGGGCGGGGCGCTGCCGCGCCGGGCCACGGCCGGGGAGGTCGTCACGATCGGGTTCCGTGACGTCGGCGTGATCGCCGGCACGCTGACCGTCACCGGCCCCGGTGTCGGCGCGGTCCTCGCCTATGTCGTCGTGGCCGTGCTGCTGCTGACCGTCTCCCCCCTCCTCGCCGCGGTGGTGCTGCTCGGCGTCCCCCTTCTCGCGGTGCTGGTCGGCCCGCTGCTCGGGCGACTGCAGGGCGTCGAGACGACGTACCGGGAGCATCAGGGCGTGCTCGCCGCCCGGTTCGCGGACATCGTCGGGGGCCTGCGCGTCCTCAACGGCATCGGCGGCAAGGAGGTGTACGCCGAGCGCTACCGGCACGGCTCGCGGACCGTACAAGCGGAGGGGTACCGCGTCGGCACGGTAACGAGCTGGATCCAGGCTCTCGGTGTCGGGCTTCCCACCCTGTTCCTCGGGACGGTGACCTGGCTGGCGGCCCGGATGGCCGCTCAAGGAGCGATCACCGTCGGCGAGTTGGTCGCGGTCTACGGGTACGCCGCGGTGCTCGTGGTGCCGGTCGCGTTCTTCATCGAGAGCGGCTACCTCCTCAGCCGCGGTCTCGTCGCGGCCCGCAGGGTCGTACGTTTCCTGGTCCTGGAACCCGATTCCGGCGGCACGGACGCGCATTCGGACGGGCCGGAGTCGCCGTCCACGCTTCGTGATCCGGCATCGGGCGTCGAAGTGGAGCCCGGCAGACTGACCGCGTTGGTCAGCGCCCGGCCGTCCGATTCCGCGGCGGTGGTCGACCGCCTCGGCCGGTTCACCGCGTCGGCCGCGACCTGGGGCGCGATACGCCTCGCCGACATCGACCTGACCCAGATTCGCCGACGGATCCTCGTCGCGGACAACGAGGCCGACCTGTTCGCCGGCCCGCTGCGCGAGGTGATCTGCGGCACCCGGGACCGGGACGCGGACGCCATCGCCCGCGCTCTGCACGCGGGCATGGCGCAGGACGTCGTCCGCGGCCTGCCGGACGGACTCGACTCGCGCGTCGACGCGCAGGGGCGGAACCTCTCCGGAGGTCAGCGCCAGCGCATCCGCCTGGTCCGGGCCCTGCTCGCCGATCCCGAGGTGCTCCTCGCGGTCGAGCCCACCTCGGCGGTCGACGCGCACACCGAGGCGGCCGTCGCGACCCGGCTGCGCGCCGCGCGGACCGGCCGCACCACGCTCGTCACCAGCACATCGCCGCTCCTCCTGGATCAGGCGGACACCGTGACCTACCTGGTCGACGGTTCCGTCGCGGACACCGGCAGCCATCGCGAACTCCTGGAGCGGCAGCCCGGCTACCGGCTCCTGGTGTCACGCGGCCTGGACGACGAGGACGACGACCCTGCGGACGACGGAACCGTCCCGCCGCTCCGGGAGGCCGTACGATGA
- a CDS encoding ABC transporter ATP-binding protein translates to MIGVAPPAYDPAAPESATTLPVGTPTTVRGYVRDLLRRHRKPFAVLVSVNAVAVIASITGPYLLGGLVEDLSNGVTDLHLERTAAVFALALVVQTVFTRTMRLRGAMLGEEMLADLREDFLVRSVGLPPGVLERAGTGDLLSRITTDIDRLANAMREAVPQLAIGVVWAGLLLGALTVTAPPLALAVLIALPVLIVGCRWYFRRAPSAYRSEAAGYASVAAMLAETVDAGRTVEAHRLGARRVALSDRRITEWTAWERYTLFLRSVLFPVINATYVTILGAVLLLGGWFVLEGWLTVGQLTTGALLAQMMVDPIGLILRWYDELQVAQVSLARLVGVRDIEPDAGDDEVGPEGRAVRADEVHFGYRAGVDVLHKVTLDVAPGTRLALVGPSGAGKSTLGRLLAGIYAPRTGEVTLGGAELSRMTAERVRQHVALVNQEHHVFVGSLRDNLLLARTGAEDAELWASLAAVDADGWAKALDKGLDTEVGSGGLALTPAQAQQIALARLVLADPHTLVLDEATSLLDPRAARHLERSLAKVLDGRTVVAIAHRLHTAHDADVIAVVESGRISELGSHDELVAADGAYAALWRSWHG, encoded by the coding sequence ATGATCGGCGTCGCACCACCGGCGTACGACCCGGCCGCCCCGGAGTCGGCGACGACCCTGCCGGTCGGCACACCGACGACCGTGCGCGGTTACGTACGCGACCTGCTGCGCCGCCACCGCAAGCCGTTCGCCGTGCTCGTCTCGGTGAACGCGGTCGCGGTGATCGCCTCGATCACCGGCCCGTATCTGCTGGGCGGGCTGGTCGAGGACCTGTCGAACGGGGTCACGGACCTCCATCTGGAGCGCACCGCCGCGGTGTTCGCGCTCGCGCTCGTCGTGCAGACCGTGTTCACCCGGACCATGCGCCTGCGCGGCGCGATGCTCGGTGAGGAGATGCTGGCCGATCTGCGCGAGGACTTCCTCGTCCGGTCGGTCGGACTGCCGCCGGGCGTCCTGGAGCGGGCCGGGACGGGCGACCTGCTGTCCAGGATCACCACGGACATCGACCGGCTCGCGAACGCGATGCGGGAGGCCGTGCCGCAGCTGGCGATCGGCGTGGTGTGGGCGGGGCTGCTGCTCGGCGCACTCACGGTGACGGCCCCGCCGCTGGCACTGGCGGTCCTGATCGCTCTCCCGGTCCTGATCGTCGGCTGCCGCTGGTACTTCCGGCGGGCTCCTTCGGCGTACCGCTCGGAGGCCGCCGGGTACGCGTCCGTCGCGGCGATGCTCGCCGAGACCGTGGACGCCGGGCGGACGGTGGAGGCGCACCGTCTGGGGGCCCGCCGGGTCGCGCTGTCGGACCGTCGGATCACGGAGTGGACCGCCTGGGAGCGGTACACGCTGTTCCTCCGCTCGGTGCTGTTCCCGGTCATCAACGCCACGTACGTGACGATCCTCGGCGCGGTGCTGCTGCTCGGCGGCTGGTTCGTGCTGGAGGGCTGGCTCACCGTCGGCCAGCTGACGACCGGTGCGCTGCTGGCACAGATGATGGTCGACCCGATCGGGCTGATCCTGCGGTGGTACGACGAGTTGCAGGTCGCCCAGGTCTCCCTGGCCCGGCTGGTGGGTGTACGGGACATCGAGCCGGACGCGGGGGACGACGAGGTCGGCCCCGAGGGTCGCGCCGTCCGGGCCGACGAGGTGCACTTCGGCTACCGGGCCGGAGTCGACGTCCTGCACAAGGTCACCCTGGACGTGGCTCCGGGCACGCGGCTGGCCCTGGTCGGCCCGTCGGGTGCGGGCAAGTCCACGCTGGGTCGGCTGCTGGCCGGGATCTACGCACCGCGCACGGGTGAAGTGACGCTGGGCGGTGCGGAGTTGTCACGGATGACTGCGGAGCGGGTGCGGCAGCACGTCGCCCTGGTCAACCAGGAGCACCACGTGTTCGTGGGTTCGCTGCGCGACAATCTGCTGCTGGCCCGCACCGGTGCAGAGGACGCGGAGCTGTGGGCGTCCCTGGCGGCCGTCGACGCGGACGGCTGGGCGAAGGCCCTGGACAAGGGGCTGGACACCGAGGTCGGTTCGGGCGGTCTCGCGCTCACTCCCGCGCAGGCGCAGCAGATCGCGCTGGCCCGGCTGGTGCTCGCGGACCCGCACACGCTGGTGCTGGACGAGGCGACCTCGCTGCTGGACCCGCGGGCCGCCCGGCATCTGGAGCGTTCGCTGGCCAAGGTGCTGGACGGCCGTACGGTGGTGGCCATCGCGCACCGGCTGCACACCGCGCACGACGCGGATGTGATCGCGGTCGTGGAGAGCGGCCGGATCAGTGAACTGGGCAGCCACGACGAGCTGGTGGCCGCGGACGGTGCGTACGCGGCGCTGTGGCGGTCCTGGCACGGCTGA
- a CDS encoding ABC transporter ATP-binding protein, with translation MTARSRSLPIAGPSEVRRAALRLIRLDGRAFAVMIGLNALAATAGLAGPWLLGRIIDEVRSGGAVASVDRLALTMLVFALAQLLLARYAGYVGHRFGERTLARIREQFAERALALPAAVAERAGTGDLMTRGTTDVAAVGATLRDAGPEVLIAGVQALFILGAVFVLDPLLGACGVLGLLGIWFAARWYLRRALTAYLAEGAANSALAEQLAATAAGARTIEALGLQQRRIAACQEDIETCRSTRTRTLFLRSVLFPAVDISYVIPVVGVLLIGGVLLDHGTMSLGAVVASALYLRQLSQPLDTILQQLEQVQSSSASFARVEGIGLAAQAPPAASPAPADDRIDVAGVRYAYDDGGDVLHGVDLSVRPGERLVIVGPSGAGKTTLGRLLAGTDTPHTGSVTVGKVPVAGLDPDQLRRHVVLVTQEHHVFLGTVRDNLQIASARATDAELRAALLAVGAEWADELPDGLDTDLGHGGHRPDGAQAQQLALARVVLADPHTLILDEATALLDPRTARHTERALAAVLEGRTVVAIAHRLQTAHDADRVAVMEDGRLTELGTHDDLVAAGGAYAALWHSWHGDGHDERHDEKHEEGHGEGRPSS, from the coding sequence ATGACTGCCCGCTCACGGTCCCTGCCCATCGCCGGACCGTCCGAGGTACGCCGTGCGGCGCTCCGGCTGATCCGGCTGGACGGTCGCGCCTTCGCCGTCATGATCGGCCTGAACGCGCTGGCCGCCACTGCCGGACTCGCCGGCCCGTGGCTGCTCGGCCGCATCATCGACGAGGTCAGGTCCGGGGGCGCGGTGGCCTCGGTGGACCGCCTCGCGCTCACCATGCTCGTCTTCGCGCTGGCGCAGCTCCTCCTGGCCCGTTACGCCGGCTACGTCGGACACCGCTTCGGCGAGCGGACCCTGGCACGTATTCGCGAGCAGTTCGCCGAACGGGCGCTGGCGCTGCCCGCCGCGGTGGCCGAGCGGGCCGGAACCGGCGACCTGATGACCCGGGGCACCACCGATGTGGCCGCGGTCGGCGCCACGCTCCGGGATGCCGGACCCGAGGTCCTCATCGCCGGAGTCCAGGCGCTGTTCATCCTCGGCGCGGTCTTCGTGCTCGACCCGCTGCTCGGTGCGTGCGGGGTGCTGGGGCTGCTCGGCATCTGGTTCGCCGCCCGCTGGTATCTGCGCCGGGCGCTCACCGCCTACCTCGCCGAGGGGGCCGCCAACTCGGCTCTCGCGGAGCAGCTCGCGGCCACCGCCGCCGGCGCCCGCACCATCGAAGCCCTCGGACTGCAGCAACGCCGCATCGCGGCCTGCCAGGAGGACATCGAAACGTGCCGCAGCACCCGGACCCGCACCCTGTTCCTCCGCAGCGTGCTCTTCCCGGCCGTGGACATCTCGTACGTCATTCCCGTGGTCGGTGTCCTGCTGATCGGCGGCGTGCTGCTCGACCACGGCACGATGAGCCTCGGCGCGGTCGTCGCCTCGGCCCTGTATCTGCGGCAGCTCTCCCAGCCCCTGGACACCATCCTTCAGCAGCTGGAGCAGGTGCAGAGCAGCAGCGCCTCCTTCGCCAGGGTCGAGGGCATCGGCCTGGCCGCACAGGCACCTCCGGCCGCGTCCCCCGCACCGGCCGACGACCGGATCGACGTGGCCGGTGTGCGCTACGCCTACGACGACGGGGGCGACGTCCTGCACGGTGTCGACCTGTCGGTCCGGCCCGGCGAGCGCCTGGTGATCGTCGGTCCCTCCGGCGCGGGCAAGACCACCCTCGGCAGACTGCTGGCCGGCACGGACACTCCGCACACCGGCTCGGTGACGGTGGGAAAGGTCCCGGTCGCCGGCCTGGACCCGGACCAACTGCGCCGGCACGTCGTCCTCGTCACCCAGGAGCACCACGTGTTCCTGGGCACGGTCCGGGACAACCTGCAGATCGCCTCCGCTCGCGCCACGGACGCCGAGCTGCGCGCGGCTCTCCTCGCGGTCGGCGCCGAGTGGGCCGACGAGCTGCCGGACGGCCTGGACACGGATCTGGGGCACGGAGGGCACCGGCCGGACGGGGCTCAGGCACAGCAGCTCGCGCTGGCGCGCGTGGTGCTGGCCGACCCGCACACGCTGATCCTCGACGAGGCCACCGCACTCCTGGATCCGAGGACCGCCCGGCACACGGAACGGGCGCTGGCCGCCGTCCTCGAAGGCCGGACCGTCGTCGCCATCGCGCACCGGTTGCAGACGGCCCACGACGCCGACCGGGTGGCCGTGATGGAGGACGGCCGCCTCACCGAACTCGGCACCCACGACGATCTCGTAGCGGCCGGCGGGGCCTACGCCGCACTCTGGCACTCGTGGCACGGCGATGGGCACGACGAGAGGCACGACGAGAAGCACGAAGAGGGCCACGGCGAGGGGCGTCCCTCCTCCTGA
- a CDS encoding NAD(P)/FAD-dependent oxidoreductase has product MARPRILVVGAGFAGVECVRRLERRLVPGEAEITLVTPFSYQLYLPLLPQVAAGVLTPQSVAVSLRRSKRHRTRIVPGGAIGVDTDAKVCVVRKITDEIVNEPYDYIVLAAGSVTRTFDIPGLVDHARGMKTLAEAAYIRDHVIAQLDLADASQDEEERASRLQFVVVGGGYAGTETAACLQRLTSSALKHYPRLDPKLIKWHLIDIAPRLMPELGEKLGTDAMEILRKRGIEVSLGVSIAEATAETVTFTDGRVLPCRTLIWTAGVAASPLIATLGAETVRGRLAVTPELSLRGSDGVFALGDAAAVPDLAKGDGAVCPPTAQHAMRQGRTLADNLIATLRGMPLMPYEHKDLGLVVDLGGRDAVSKPLGIELKGLPAQAVARGYHWSALRTNVAKTRVLTNWMLNAIAGDDFVRTGFQLRSPATLRDFEYTDSYLTPEQVRAHTAATVIRH; this is encoded by the coding sequence GTGGCACGACCCAGGATTCTCGTTGTCGGCGCCGGCTTTGCCGGGGTCGAGTGCGTACGCCGGCTGGAGCGCAGGCTCGTCCCCGGCGAAGCCGAGATCACGCTCGTCACACCGTTCTCGTACCAGCTGTATCTGCCGCTCCTGCCGCAGGTCGCCGCTGGTGTACTCACGCCCCAGTCGGTCGCCGTCTCGCTGCGCCGAAGCAAGCGCCACCGCACCCGGATCGTGCCGGGCGGGGCCATTGGAGTGGATACCGACGCGAAGGTCTGCGTCGTCCGCAAGATCACCGACGAGATCGTGAACGAGCCGTACGACTACATCGTGCTGGCCGCCGGCAGCGTCACCCGGACCTTCGACATCCCCGGTCTGGTGGACCACGCCCGGGGGATGAAGACCCTCGCCGAGGCCGCCTACATCCGGGACCACGTGATCGCGCAGCTCGACCTCGCCGACGCCAGTCAGGACGAGGAGGAGCGGGCCTCGCGGCTCCAGTTCGTCGTGGTCGGCGGCGGATACGCGGGCACCGAGACCGCGGCCTGTCTGCAACGGCTCACCAGCAGCGCCCTCAAGCACTACCCGAGGCTCGACCCGAAGCTCATCAAGTGGCATCTGATCGACATCGCCCCGAGGCTCATGCCCGAACTCGGGGAAAAGCTCGGCACGGACGCCATGGAGATCCTGCGCAAGCGCGGGATCGAGGTCTCGCTCGGTGTCTCGATCGCCGAGGCGACCGCGGAGACGGTGACCTTCACCGACGGCCGGGTCCTGCCCTGCCGCACCCTGATCTGGACGGCCGGTGTCGCCGCCAGCCCGCTGATCGCGACGCTCGGCGCGGAGACGGTACGCGGACGCCTCGCGGTGACGCCCGAGCTCTCGCTGCGCGGTTCGGACGGCGTGTTCGCGCTCGGCGACGCCGCGGCCGTGCCCGATCTGGCGAAGGGCGACGGAGCCGTCTGCCCGCCCACCGCCCAGCACGCCATGCGCCAGGGCCGCACGCTCGCGGACAACCTGATCGCCACGCTGCGCGGCATGCCGCTGATGCCGTACGAGCACAAGGACCTCGGTCTGGTGGTCGACCTGGGCGGCCGGGACGCCGTGTCGAAGCCGCTCGGCATCGAGCTGAAGGGCCTCCCGGCCCAGGCCGTGGCCCGCGGCTATCACTGGTCGGCGCTACGGACGAACGTCGCCAAGACCCGGGTCCTGACGAACTGGATGCTGAACGCGATCGCCGGTGACGACTTCGTACGGACCGGTTTCCAGCTGCGCAGTCCGGCGACCCTGCGGGACTTCGAGTACACGGACTCCTATCTCACTCCGGAGCAGGTCCGCGCGCACACCGCCGCGACGGTGATCCGCCACTGA
- a CDS encoding metal-dependent hydrolase, producing MMGPAHSLSGAAAWLGVGAAAAAAGHPMPWPVLVVGGLICAGAALAPDLDHKSATISRAFGPVSKGLCEIVDKLSYAVYKATRGPGDPRRSGGHRTLTHTWLWAVLIGAGASVAAVTGGRWAVLAILFVHLVLAVEGLLWRAARMSSDVLVWLLGATSAWILAGVLDKAGNGSDWLFTAPGQEYLWLGLPIVLGALVHDIGDALTVSGCPILWPIPLGRKRWYPIGPPKAMRFRAGSWVELKVLMPVFMVLGGVGGAAALNVI from the coding sequence ATGATGGGACCGGCGCACTCTCTGTCAGGGGCAGCGGCCTGGCTGGGGGTGGGCGCTGCGGCTGCCGCCGCCGGTCATCCGATGCCCTGGCCCGTGCTCGTCGTGGGCGGGCTGATCTGCGCGGGTGCCGCGCTCGCCCCCGACCTCGACCACAAGTCGGCGACCATCTCGCGGGCCTTCGGCCCGGTCTCCAAGGGCCTGTGCGAGATCGTCGACAAGCTCTCGTACGCCGTCTACAAGGCGACCCGAGGACCCGGCGACCCGCGCAGGAGCGGAGGCCACCGGACCCTGACCCACACCTGGCTGTGGGCCGTCCTGATCGGTGCGGGCGCCTCGGTCGCGGCGGTCACCGGCGGCCGGTGGGCGGTCCTGGCGATTCTCTTCGTCCACCTGGTGCTCGCCGTCGAAGGACTGCTGTGGCGGGCCGCCCGGATGTCCAGCGACGTCCTGGTCTGGCTGCTCGGAGCGACCAGCGCCTGGATCCTGGCCGGTGTCCTGGACAAGGCGGGCAACGGTTCCGACTGGCTGTTCACCGCCCCGGGCCAGGAGTACCTCTGGCTCGGGCTGCCCATCGTGCTGGGAGCGCTGGTCCATGACATCGGCGACGCGCTCACCGTCTCGGGCTGCCCGATCCTGTGGCCGATCCCGCTGGGGCGCAAGCGCTGGTACCCGATCGGGCCGCCGAAGGCGATGCGCTTCCGGGCCGGCAGCTGGGTGGAGCTCAAGGTGCTGATGCCGGTCTTCATGGTGCTCGGGGGAGTGGGCGGCGCCGCCGCCCTCAACGTCATCTGA
- a CDS encoding ABC transporter ATP-binding protein, translated as MQIRDLPYSDPGDPDVRSGPRFLFWLGRNQLAGQLKSLSWGLLHQCAIAGLPLTVGLAVQAVIDRSGGGLARAGGLIVALGVLIAVGDTMLHRTAVTNWITAAARVQQLLARKTAELGSALTRRVAAGEVVAVSTGDVEKIGWFVEALSRFAAAATALVLICVGLVVYLPTLGVLVAVAMPVLALAVLPLLPRATRRADVQREKAGKATELASDTVAGLRVLRGIGGEELFLGRYRRASQEVRKAAVRSARMWALISAIQVFLPGVLLISLVVYGATLARDGRIDVGQLVTVYSAATLMLFPLRHFEEIAMAYSFSRPSAKRAVRVLSLHRSEQPSTTEDMAPSGDLYDPATGLMAPEGLFTAVVCGDPDEAGRLAERLGGHVQTEDDPDGAAPKPKAPSVLLGGVALDELPLDRARTAVLVQDKDPVLLSGTLRELLDVPSSGLVTAEDALSAAQCADVLDALAQASPDTDGDPMGTRITERGRSLSGGQRQRLALARSLVTDPEALVLDEPTSAVDSHTEARVAAGIKRLRQGRTTVAFASSPLLLDLADRVVLVHEGAVVAVGPHRELLRDEPRYRAVVTRETEDEMAALTAQEQITAPGRAAVIEEIEERA; from the coding sequence ATGCAGATTCGCGATCTTCCGTACTCAGATCCTGGCGATCCGGATGTCCGGTCAGGTCCACGGTTCCTGTTCTGGCTCGGGCGCAATCAGCTCGCCGGACAGCTCAAGTCCCTTTCCTGGGGACTCCTTCACCAGTGCGCCATCGCCGGGCTCCCGCTCACCGTCGGTCTCGCGGTCCAGGCGGTCATCGACCGCTCGGGCGGCGGCCTCGCGCGGGCGGGCGGCCTGATCGTGGCGCTCGGCGTGCTCATCGCGGTCGGCGACACGATGCTCCACCGGACCGCCGTCACCAACTGGATCACCGCCGCGGCCCGGGTGCAGCAGCTCCTGGCCCGCAAGACCGCCGAGCTCGGTTCGGCGCTCACCCGCCGGGTCGCCGCCGGTGAGGTCGTCGCCGTCTCCACCGGCGATGTCGAGAAGATCGGCTGGTTCGTCGAAGCCCTTTCCCGCTTCGCCGCCGCAGCGACCGCGCTCGTCCTGATCTGCGTCGGACTCGTCGTCTATCTCCCCACGCTGGGCGTGCTGGTGGCCGTCGCCATGCCGGTCCTGGCCCTGGCCGTACTGCCCCTGCTCCCCCGGGCCACCCGGCGTGCCGACGTCCAGCGCGAGAAGGCGGGCAAGGCGACGGAGCTGGCCTCCGACACAGTCGCCGGTCTGCGGGTCCTGCGCGGCATCGGCGGTGAGGAGCTCTTCCTCGGCCGCTACCGGCGCGCTTCCCAGGAGGTGCGCAAGGCCGCCGTCCGCAGTGCCCGGATGTGGGCGCTGATCTCGGCGATCCAGGTGTTCCTCCCGGGCGTACTGCTGATCTCCCTGGTCGTGTACGGGGCGACGCTGGCCCGGGACGGCCGCATCGACGTGGGCCAGCTGGTCACCGTATACAGCGCGGCGACCCTGATGCTGTTCCCACTGCGGCACTTCGAGGAGATCGCCATGGCGTACTCCTTCTCCCGGCCGTCCGCGAAGCGCGCGGTCCGGGTGCTTTCCCTGCATCGCAGCGAGCAGCCCTCGACGACCGAGGACATGGCCCCGAGCGGCGACCTGTACGACCCGGCCACCGGTCTGATGGCCCCCGAGGGGCTGTTCACCGCCGTGGTGTGCGGCGATCCCGACGAGGCCGGGCGACTGGCCGAACGGCTGGGCGGTCACGTCCAGACCGAGGACGACCCGGACGGCGCCGCCCCGAAGCCGAAGGCACCGTCGGTGCTGCTCGGCGGCGTGGCCCTGGACGAACTGCCGCTGGACCGCGCACGGACCGCTGTGCTCGTCCAGGACAAGGATCCGGTGCTGCTCTCAGGGACGCTGCGCGAGTTGCTCGACGTTCCGTCCTCAGGTCTCGTGACCGCCGAGGACGCCCTGTCGGCGGCCCAGTGCGCCGATGTGCTGGACGCGCTGGCGCAGGCTTCGCCCGACACGGACGGCGATCCGATGGGGACCCGGATCACCGAGCGCGGCCGTTCGCTCTCCGGTGGCCAGCGCCAGCGGCTCGCCCTGGCCCGTTCGCTGGTCACGGACCCGGAGGCGCTGGTGCTCGACGAGCCGACCTCCGCTGTCGACTCGCACACGGAGGCCCGGGTGGCCGCCGGCATCAAGCGGCTGCGTCAGGGCCGCACGACCGTGGCGTTCGCCTCGTCGCCGCTGCTGCTCGACCTCGCCGACCGGGTGGTACTGGTCCACGAGGGCGCCGTCGTGGCCGTGGGCCCGCACCGCGAACTGCTGCGCGACGAACCCCGGTACCGGGCGGTCGTCACACGCGAGACCGAGGACGAAATGGCGGCCCTGACCGCACAGGAACAGATCACGGCGCCCGGACGGGCCGCCGTGATCGAGGAAATCGAGGAGAGGGCATGA